The genomic segment ACTAAATGTTACAAAGTTACAAGTTGACAAGAAAAGAAGTTTCAACCATTAGGAATCTTCTCCTTTCTCTTGCGATAGTCTTTAAGTACTTTTTCACGCTCTGCTGGTGTAGCAGATAAGAGCCACTTGCTAAACTGAACCTCTTCCATACCCATGAATCGGGCAAGGTGGCTATACTGGCTCTTTTTGCGCATCTTTATAGCATTGACAGTTCCTACATTCTCCTTCCCAGTTATGGTGTCAGATTTCCTCTTCCCAACAGTCGAAAACTTTGGCTGATGCAGAGAGTAATCTAAATGCACGGTCTCTCCTTTCTTCTCTTTGATCTTTGCCGGTCCAAGGTTAACAATGTCTTCATATCGATGAGCGTATACAATACCTACACAACAAAAGGTAAAACTGAATTGAGCAATAAAATTTCGTCTTTGTAAGAGACATCAACCAGTCAATCGAGGTGAAGAAACAACTTCAATATTTCtgcccaaaaaaagaaaaaaatagaagataaAATATTGTCAATGATTTCGACAGCTTCGAGTATCTTTAAGTTAATAAAGTATAGTAGATTTCTTTAAAGAACTACATCCATCCTCTTAGTTCTATCTTATGAGAAAACCAAATTTGTCAGAAGCGAACATTTACAAACCGATAGAATTCTTAACCTGCATTCTAGACATGCAAGGTTCAAACCTTCAGGTATGCACTTCCCCTTTTTCTATCCTGTGTCTTATCCCGTGCTAAAATGAATTAAGATATCAAATCTGTTTAAAGATCACCTGGCTCAAAGTAAGAGGAAGAGGAGAGGGAGCATAGATGATCAAGAGGTAGAGAACAGAGGGATCTACTATATTCCATCTTCCGGTTATTCACTACTCCCTTCGTCTATTTCATACAACAGATTTTGACTACACGCGAAGTTtaaaatgttaatttgattagtatttattttaatttgactAGTATTTTATGTAAGTGATAGCCCACAAAGGAATATTGGTTGAAAAGTTAAATTAATAAAGAAGATGTCATACCAAATCTCAAAGTCCAATCATCTAATGTATTTGACTTACTGTATAAAAGAAGGGACAATATCAGCTGATCAATATTTAGAGCTAGAAGCCTAGAACAATATTgaccttccttttcttttagagATTTTATTTTGGGTGCCTACATAGTCaccattcttttctttcctgTTGCGTTCCAACAAATGGACTTACAGAGCAATTGTCATTTATCGGAAACCATTAACAAAAGAACTCACCAACGTCTTCAAGCACTGGAGCAGCAGTTGTGCGCTCCTCTTCTTTATGTTTACTGCTTTCAGCTCCCACTAAAGATGTAGTTATTTCTTTCTCAGGAACAAAATACATCCCAAGTACATTCAAATCCTGCTTTGAATCAGTTccatcttcctttcttttcttttcgtgCAATTCAATGATCTCACTAGTGAAGAGCTTGTCAGATAAATCTCTGAAAAGATTGCAGATTCCAAATAGCTCCCCTTGGAACCCCTTACAATCCTGAAAAGTTGCAGTATGAATAAGTAACCATTCCAGCTGGAAGAATGACACAAACGTGAAAATGAAATCCTaggaaacaaaaaagagaagtgACTTTCAACCTGAACTCCCTCGAAATAGCGTTTTTCCATATTTCCAGAAACAGCTATGTTTGATAACTGCTGTTTGTAGACCTGACGAGTGTAAACAAGTTCTTCAAGAGAACCAGCTGCAAGTAGGCGGAAAACAACAACGTGGCGCTTCTGTCCAAATCGAAATGACCTGTCCTGGGCCTGCAAATCGTGGGCAGGATTCCAGTTTGGATCAAATATCACTACCCGATTCGCGCTAACAAGGTTGAGGCCGAGGCCACCAGCTTTTGTTGATAATAGGAATACCTAAGATGAGAAGAACATCAACATACAGAAATGATAAAAAGGAGTAAAGTTTGATATGTTCTAAAATGAATTTCTAGTCCATATTAATAAAAAGAACTGGGCCTAAATAGAGCAAAATTGGATGCGGAGGATCATACAGCCAATCCCAACTAATTTAGTGTCGAAGAGTTCACTGATTGATTATTTCATTAATATCTACCTGTTTGCTTGGACTAGAGTTGAAATCATCGACTAGAGACTGGCGCAAGCTAGTTGGGGTGGAACCATCAAGTCTTGAAAAACCATAGCCCTTGCGTATAATAAATTTCTCAAGTATGTCCAGCATCCTGCTtggacaaaattatttttacaaaaaaggGAATTATGACTAGAGGAAAGAATGGCATGTCTGAAAAGCTATGCAATAAATGCAACAGATGTATTCTATAAGCACAAAACATATCCTTGGCTGACACTTGTTGTTATCCAGATTCCATAGTAACAGAGttgcaagaacaagagaaatAGGGAAAAGTATCTAGTAAGCCTCATAAGAGGATGCGGTTCCTACttatcccaaaaagaaaaagggatggGGATCCTCATTAAAACCATTCACAGCCCTCAGGTTCTCATAACAGTGCACCACTATCAGAGATCTGAGAGGAAAAAATAATGTGATGCTGGAGTATTTATTTTGATCCAAGATAGGGTTAGGAGTAGCAAAAACCAAACAGCAAATGTTAAGCAATCAGACAATGTAAACTGGGCCATTCTTCAATTTCGATGCTCAGATTAAATTGTAAGCCAAGCAGCTAGCTTTCTGCATCATTCGAATATTTCAGGAATTCAAAATCTAAAAGAACTGAATACTGACATCGCACCTTACAGAATAGCTGAAAAGAAGAATCTTGTCACTTTGTGAAACCCAAGAGGACATTAGTTTCTCCAACGCTCTCATTTTCCCGCAATGTTCAACATTACTTAAGCCCAAAAAACTCTTATTTTGAGTATTCcctccaaccaaatcaatgtcCTTACCAAATACAGCAGCAGCAAATTCTGcatcttttctttgtttatctGGATCATCCCTTGGATTAGGCTTGATAAGCTCCAAGTGATTGCTTAtctgcttggagagctccaaaAAGTGAGGATACAAAATGATGAAAGAGAGGGACTGAGAATAATTTCAAAAGAGCAATAAGATGTAGGATTGAGGGATACCAATGTTGCAAATAATtagaaagttgaatgaaataaaatagtgaTGTCCATCCCATACTCCaccataatcaagaatcattatgTTTGAAGGTAACATGTAATGTATTATTCGTGTGTCAGTCAAATAGCAAGTGAAAAATACCGTTAGAGAAGTTTCCATGTGCTTGAAAGGCTTAAAGTACGAGCATAGGACTAAGAATTGATTCATGTCATAAAATTGCCAGTCTAATAGAACAATGACATGTCACTGAGCTTCATACTAATGGCAGCTCTGAGGTGGTAAGAGGTACGCTGCATCtttaatattcaagaaaatttccTTAGTATGACAACGGTGTCCAAGCAAGCTTGCACGCACCTCAACTTTCCACCGGGTACCCTCTACTTCCCACCAGCACAGGTATTGGGTAACTCTGCCCACCAAGGCTTAGATAGATAGAAAAAATCACataggagtaatattttttgtCTCTGCTGGAATTTGAACCCTGTCTCCATAATTTGCAATTATTTTCTTTAGTCttcttttctcttgttttattaatttttcttttgacaAGAGTAAGGTGAGATTAAGAATCTGAATTCTGAGACCAAAAAAGAGGGATCTCACTTTTAACATGTGCTGCCAGACAATAATGCACCCACTTCTAATTGCAAGTTAATAAGTTGAAATAACTTTGGTTAATTACTTAATTTATGCATCACCTAAAACTGAGCGTTCTTAGATGTTCAGCATTTTCCTTCTCTATGTCATAAGACTCGGATTGCATCCAGCAACTTAATCTCGTTTTCTCTCACTTTAGGTGCTTATCTTTAGTGCAGCAATTTTCCTTAGAACAAACTAGAGAACTTACTTTGAGATTACATTATCTACATCATTAACCATCACGGATTCGTCGTACAAGTACTAAAGATCAAGAGATAACCAAGAGAAAATTCTTTAAAGGAAAACCTGCTGGAGCTTGACGAGACAAGGAAGAACGAGGCAAAAAGGGCATTGTTCACAACCATCTGGATTGTCCTTGTGAAGGTAAGGCCAGATGGCACCATCTGGAGCGGTCCTTCTGCAACATTCAACTTGCTTGAGAGGGCTTCCGCAACTACAAGGGAGTTCCTTATTGATAAGGCATTGTACATCAGGTAACAGTAGCATCCTCTGATAAACCCGTTTTTGCAGTTCGCTCATGGCGCAAaaaacaacattatcttccttCCCTAACATGAGATGTCCAatagtttcttcttttgtcCTTCTTAACAAATATTTGCGCAAAACTGATACTAAGTGTTGTTTCCGCTCATCAGCAACTCGAACAAATTTATCTGGAGCACTTGATCTCTGTCCATGTTTCAGGGGCTCCTCGTAAAACTCTCGGAAGTGTTCACGAGTCCCCAGGCAACCAGGCGTTACCCAGTCAAACAGATTGAACAATTCCATTAATCTATTCTGCATTATTGTTCCTGTAAGACCATAACGTTTGTGGGTCTTAATTGCTAAACATGCCTCGTACAGTTTTGATTTCTCATTCTTAAGTCGATGTGCctcatcaacaatcacaatctCCCATTCAATATCTGATAAAATTCTTCCATGGATTCTGTACGTATCAAAACTTGTTATAAGTATCTCCACGCCACGTGCTTCTAGTTTGTCGATCATTAAATCACGGTTTGGCCCGTGATAAATGCAAACACTAAATGTTGCCCACTTGGAAAACTCGATTTCCCAGTTGTGGATCAAAGAAGAGGGACAAACTATAAGTACAGGGCCCCTTGTTCTTAGGTGTTCCTTCGAGACTGTTGATTCTGGTATATCTCCATCCTTACCAAACACAGCAGCTAAGAATGCGATGCTTTGGATGGTCTTACCAAGTCCCCTGTTCCAGATATGCGCGGACAAGAGACATTACAATTACATTattaaaatttgaagaatgaacaatataatagcattaaaaAATGTATATGACTGTCAGACTGTATATAACATGAACCAACTGCTGATGCTCATAACATGTACAAGTTAGGCCACGACTGAAAAACAAGTAGCATCCACCATAACAACCAAGAACggacttaaaaataaaactcaCATATCATCTCCAAGAACACCTCCATGATTATTCTGATACAATCTATACAAAAATTTCACTCCTTCTCGTTGATGCTCCAAAAGCCTACAGTTTATAGATGCTGGAAcctgaaaaagaaataaaggaaattatTACATATGTAGTCAATCATTACACATCATAAACTGGATTAAGAAGCAAGTGTGAATTTATCTCAACAGGTAACAAAAGGCACTACATCTCCTTTTATTTCCTTGATCCAATTTCAAGACTCGTTATTTGGAAAAGGGCTGTTGCAACACAATTTCAAATGGCAGAACAGTTCTAATCATTTTGAGAATTCCAGTAATTTTTAGGATCAAAACCCCATAACAGAGGTTTTGCTTAAAAAACATCAAAGAATTCCATTCCAAATAGAAATAAACAGATAGATGTCCCCTAACGACCGACAGACAACCCTTTATATTGATCGTGAAACTTTTGTCAGGAAAACAAACACCATAGAACACTCCTACTGTTACCACCAAGAGGGAAGGAAGGGAATTACTGCCTTTGCAAGAGAGATGTGTCTTCCATATAAATGGGAGAAGAAGTTGCGGAAGCAACCCTTTGAATTAATTAAAACTTTGTCAAGAAAAGAAACACTGCATAACATTCCCAGTGTTTCCACAAAGAGGAAAGGAAATTACTATCTTTTCTAGAAATACGTGTCTtccatataaataataaaataggagAAGAAGTTATGGGAGGAGTTGGGTATTTCCATGTCGAAAAGTCTACCCCCCTTGGTTCCTTTTGACTAATATCCAAATGACGATATCATTTCAcgtttccttcttttctttttccatatGTTTTGTCTCCTTTTCTAGAAAAATCCCTTGCAGATACCAAGAAATCATAAGCAAGCCATTAAAGTGTTCACCAAACCTATGATCATTTTCGACCACCCCCACAATCATTAACATACACAGTTTATCATTTTTTCTATTTAGGTAAATTTTATCAATCACATTCTACTTGGGGAGCTAGCTCGAGATTCTAATGTCTCAATTGACGCCAAAGTTAAATCAAAGCGCAAGAATGTTCACATTCACAACCACTATGCAAAGAACACATGATCTTaacaacttgtttggatggttgtgacctattgtattgtatttttagtttaaatacaatgttttttatttttccgaAAAGTCCCATTTTGTGTAACGACCGGTTTGGTGTGATCTTGTCGTTACCttaatttttctcattttgtgtTTCCTTATTATCTAATAATCCTATTTTCCCCTTTACACTACCTTTTTATAGTATTTCTACCAGTACCCTGCTTCTTGTGTACGTTTATCCTTCAAAGTGCTGATGTGTGATATGTAACAATGGGAAAGGATACAATTTATTCAAACGTTGTATTCATCAAAAAAATACAGTACGATACGTCCATACAACACAATACAGTATAATACGGTACATTATGAAACGatatgtaacaaccatccaaacaaagtgtaaGTCTTCTGTATTGACCTCTGTGGCAAACATCCAAGTAGAATCAAAATCGTAACTTTTCAAGACGTAGATCATCAATTCATTCATTATACAGCAGAAAACAAACACAACCCCACTTGGGTATTGAAATTCAACCACTAGTTACAGAAAGTACAAGTTAAAAAGGGATTAAAAAAACGAATCTTGACGATATGGGCCAGTAAAAAATCACCTGTACAACAGGATTTTCACCAGGGAAAGACAGAACTAACGGCTCGTAAGGTCCTGCTTGATCTAACAATAAAGAGCCCAACTTGGGCCTTCCAAACCCAACTAGCTTttaattgttattgttgttgtattcaaCTTAGGGAGCTAGCTCGCGACTCTAATGTCTCAATTGACGCCTAAGATAACTCAAAGCATAAGAATGTTCACATTCACAACCAATAAGCAAACACCACATGATCTTTAAGTCTTTTGCCTTAACCTCTGTGGCAGACTATCCAAGTAGAATCAAAATAGTAACTTTCCAAGATATGTATCATCATATTGCTCCATTATGCCGCAGAAAAAAACCAGAACAACTTTTGGGTAACTGAAATTTAACCACTAGTTACAGAAAATATTACttcctccatcccaatttaagtgtcctGCTTTCCtctttagtctgtcccaaaaagaatgcctctttctatatttaataagttttaagaccacaagattaaaaagactacacacatctttaatttaagactacaagattcaaaagccTTCCTTAGTATCTTAAACTCCGTTCTCAATCAAACTAAGATacttaaattggaacggagggagtagttaaAAAACGATAAAAAATGAATCTTGATGATATGGGCCAGCAAAAAATCACCTGAACAACAGGATTTACACCAGGTGAAGACAAAACCAAAGGCTCATAAGGTCCAGCTTGATCTAACAATAAAGAATCCAACTTTGGCCTACCAAACCCAAttatcttttcttctatttcttcttcttcttcttcttcctcttcatattttttcttcaaatcaaAATGATTCTGTTTTTTGGGTGTTTGGGGTTGGTTTTGAAGCAAAGAAGTGTGATCTTCTAAGCGTAAAAGCTGTTGAGACAAAGAAGATTTTGGGGGTTTTCTAGGGTATACAGATTTTGTCTCAAAATTATAGGAGATTGATGAAGTTTGTGAAAATGATTGATTTGAACAGGGTTTTAGCGTTTCTTTGAAAGTGTTTAGAGACATTAGGGGAATTGAATCTTGAAATTTTGTTAGCAAGTGTtcgttttctttttcaaattgaaGTGCTTTTATTGTTTGTTTGTATTCGTAAACGTTACAAGTtacaaccattttttttttttgcgccgattgtccttcaaatgcgCTGGTCTTAATTTTTGTCCTCCTGATAACATTTTTGTCCTTCGGCTAAAAAAGTGATCGAAAATATCTCAAAATTTCTGGACTCGAATTTTCaatcagtaaaaaaaataaaaaatggcaaAGCAAGGTTTCGCGAAAATAAGGCTTTATAAGGCCTAACTTAGTTgggaaaataaggtaaaaggGAGATCTCAGAGTGAAATGAAGGATaaggaattttattttatttttttattttttttattttacatggTTGATTAAGTTTGAAAGGGGGCTAgattagaattattaaaagtttagagtaaataattaaaagtaaaaaaatccaaaaaaaatccATACCGCCTCTTCCTCTCTCATACgatctctttcttttcttctgctcctcctcctcttatttttcttctttttctccaacttcttctttagatttgaaaatatatattatttttgaataaGAGTTCTTGGGGATCGTTAAAAATTCACCTAAGAATATTGTGTTCTAAGGagatttgatttttcaaatttgattttGTGTTAATTTGAAGTGGGTGTTGTTTGAACTTGttaaaatgatatttagaggttgaatacaaaatttaagatcattcgGATGTGATTTGGATTGATCTAGATCAAAATCGTCCTTGAAAATTGTTGTTATATTAAGAATATGAGATTGTTTACAGATGCAACCTGTGCAATTCAGACTCTGTATATAAACAACTCATGGTTGTTTAAACAATTTGTGGTTGTTTATATATGCAACTTTTGTTGGTTGCATTTATGTATAAGCAACCTTaagttgtttaaaaaaaaatatgattgttTACGTCTGCAACATGTGCAAATTCGTATTTGCACTAAACAATCACGAgttgtttaaaaaaattgtgtcTGTTTGCGTCTGCAACATGTGCAAATTCGTATTTGCACTAAACAATCACGAgttgtttaaaaaaattgtgtcTGTTTGCATGGGCTCTTTGCAAGTTCAGGCTTTATGTATAATCAACCACgagttatttaattaatttgtgGTTGTTTACGCATGTAACCATTGCAAGTTTAGATTTTAATCCTAGGCTACATTTACAAAGAGAGCAGACAAAATTCATGTCCATATGCATCTattaaatttggatttttttttatttaactgttgtattttTCGACAAAACGTGTAGTTGTTTAGACATGAAAGTTGTGGTTTATAGACTTAAAATTCTGCTTGCACAAccacaaaattatttaaaaaatatgtggtTGTTTAAACACACCCTAGTTGTttacaataaacaacaagaagttaCCCAGGTTGTTTACATGAGAATCACACTCTTTGTAAATTATTAGTAGTAAACAATCATTGATTATTTAAATAAGTACTGATTATTTActataaacaacaagaagttgTTGGGCAAATACATGTTGTTTACGTAAGAAcccatttttttgtaaattataGTAAACAATCAATGGTTGTTTAAACATTAGTAAACAATCAATGTTTGTTTAAACATACACTGATTGTttacaataaacaacaagaagttgTGCAAGCAACCATTTGTTATTTACATTTGCTTACGTGTAATTCTTCATTAAGTCACTTGATTGATGTTCAATTATTATCAAATTAATATTCAATTAAGTCATGTTATGTATAATTAACTATTAACTTAATAATAATTGAACGTCAAAATAGTCATTTGACATAtagttaaattttaatttattgatctaatgaaaataaaaCATCAGTTGAGTGATTCTAAATAATAACTTATTGATCTAGTGATAGTTGAGCATTAGTTGGGTGATTATATGAATAATCGGACATTAACTTATTAACTAGATAACATTTGAGTATCGAACGAGTCATTCTACAAATAGGTTAACTTTAACTTATTGATCTAATTAGAATTGAACATCAAATGAGTGAATctattaataataatttaatagtAACTTATTGATATAGTGATAATTGAACGTCAATTAGGTGGTTCTATAAATAATCGAACATTAACTTATTGACTCAATAACAATTGAACATCAAACGAGTCATTTTACATATAGGTCAACCTTAacgtattgatttgattaaaaTTAAAGATCGGTTGAATGACAACAATTAGGTAATTCTATGAATAATCTAACATTAACTTACTAACTTGATAATAATTGACCATCGAACGTGTCATTCTATATATAGGTTAACCTTAACCTATTGATTTGATCAGAATTGAACATTAATTGAGTGATTAAATTGCTAATTTAACAATAACTTATTGATATAATGATAATTAAATATTAGTTGTGTTATTATATTGATAATCGAATGTTAACTTATTGACTCTATAATAATCGAACATCGAACGAGTCATTTTTACCGATAGCTAAACCTTAACTTAATGATTTGATTACAATTAAGCATCATTGAACATTTTTACTAATAATTTTAACAATAACGTATTCATCTAGTGATAATGTGAAAATTAATTGAGTGATTctatgaataaataaataaacaacatgtttttgtttaataaataaCCGTATATTTATCTAAAACAACTCATTATTGTTTAAACAACGAGTGAGTTGTTTAACCAATCACAAGTTGATTACGTTAAACAACTCCAGGTTACTTAAACAATATGTGGTTGTTACATTAACTTACATTTAATTCTTCATTACTTTACTAAATTGATATTCAATTATTAATAGATTAATAAATATGCATTAACTAGATGTTAATCTACTAGTAAAATTCGGTT from the Lycium ferocissimum isolate CSIRO_LF1 chromosome 11, AGI_CSIRO_Lferr_CH_V1, whole genome shotgun sequence genome contains:
- the LOC132036944 gene encoding switch 2 codes for the protein MSLNTFKETLKPCSNQSFSQTSSISYNFETKSVYPRKPPKSSLSQQLLRLEDHTSLLQNQPQTPKKQNHFDLKKKYEEEEEEEEEIEEKIIGFGRPKLDSLLLDQAGPYEPLVLSSPGVNPVVQVPASINCRLLEHQREGVKFLYRLYQNNHGGVLGDDMGLGKTIQSIAFLAAVFGKDGDIPESTVSKEHLRTRGPVLIVCPSSLIHNWEIEFSKWATFSVCIYHGPNRDLMIDKLEARGVEILITSFDTYRIHGRILSDIEWEIVIVDEAHRLKNEKSKLYEACLAIKTHKRYGLTGTIMQNRLMELFNLFDWVTPGCLGTREHFREFYEEPLKHGQRSSAPDKFVRVADERKQHLVSVLRKYLLRRTKEETIGHLMLGKEDNVVFCAMSELQKRVYQRMLLLPDVQCLINKELPCSCGSPLKQVECCRRTAPDGAIWPYLHKDNPDGCEQCPFCLVLPCLVKLQQISNHLELIKPNPRDDPDKQRKDAEFAAAVFGKDIDLVGGNTQNKSFLGLSNVEHCGKMRALEKLMSSWVSQSDKILLFSYSVRMLDILEKFIIRKGYGFSRLDGSTPTSLRQSLVDDFNSSPSKQVFLLSTKAGGLGLNLVSANRVVIFDPNWNPAHDLQAQDRSFRFGQKRHVVVFRLLAAGSLEELVYTRQVYKQQLSNIAVSGNMEKRYFEGVQDCKGFQGELFGICNLFRDLSDKLFTSEIIELHEKKRKEDGTDSKQDLNVLGMYFVPEKEITTSLVGAESSKHKEEERTTAAPVLEDVGIVYAHRYEDIVNLGPAKIKEKKGETVHLDYSLHQPKFSTVGKRKSDTITGKENVGTVNAIKMRKKSQYSHLARFMGMEEVQFSKWLLSATPAEREKVLKDYRKRKEKIPNG